The Streptomyces tubercidicus DNA segment GATCGTCAACTCCCGCGAGGAGGTGGACGCCCAGATCGCCGCGTACCCGGCGGCGCTCTTCGTCGATCCGCTGACCGGGCCGATCACCCGTACAGCGCTGCAGTCGCTGCGCCAGGCGGCGGGCGCGGCCGAGGTCCCCGTACTGGTGACCGCCGGTCTGGGGCAGGCCACCCGGGAGGCCGCGTACGGCGCCGATCCGGCCGTGCTCCTCAAGGCGCTGGCCCCGCGCGACAGTGAGCAGCACCCGCCGCGGGTGCTGCTGATCGAGCAGAACGACGACATCGCGGGCGCCCTGACCATGTCGCTGGAGCGGCGCGGGATGCAGGTCGGACGGGCCGGCGCGGATGCCGACGCGGTCACCCTCGCGACGCAGATGCGGCCGAATCTGGTCGTGATGGATCTGATGCAGGTGCGGCGGCGCCGGGCCGGCATCGTCGACTGGCTGCGCGCCAACGGACTGCTCGACCACACCCCGCTGGTCGTCTACACCTCCGCCGACATGGACCCGGCGCAGCTGCCCCGGCTGGCGGCCGGTGAGACGGTGCTCTTCCTGGCGGAGCGCTCCACGAGCGCCGAGGTACAGGCCCGGATCGTCGACCTGCTCGCCAAGATCGGTACGAACTGACCGCCCCGTACGCGAACTGACCGCCCCGTAGGGGACCCGGACCAACGGGCCCCCTACGGGCTGTCTCCTACGGGCTCTCGCTGGGCTCTCCTCCTAAGGAACGCCCTAGAGGACTCCCTACGGGATGCCCCAGGGGACGCCCCCCAGGGGACGCCCTACGCCAGCAACGTCACATCCAACTCCCCCTCCGCGTACTGCTTCCGCAGCACCTTCTTGTCGAACTTGCCCACGCTCGTCTTGGGCACCGCCGGAATCACCGCCCACCGCTCCGGCAGCTGCCAGCGCGCGATCCGCTCGCCGAGGAACGCCTTCAGCTCCTCGTAGCCGATGGTCGCGCCCTGGTGGAGCACCACCGTCGCCAGCGGCCGCTCGCCCCACTTGTCGTCCGGGACGGCGACCACCGCGGCCTCGGCGACGTGCGGGTGCGCCATCAGATGGTTCTCCAGCTCGACCGAGGAGATCCATTCGCCACCGGACTTGATGACGTCCTTGGCGCGGTCGGTCAGCGTGAGATAGCCGTTCGGGGTGATGGTGCCGACATCGCCGGTGCGCAGCCAGCCGTCGGGGCTGAACTTGTCCTCGGGGCACAGCGGTTCGCCCTGCGCGCCGCCGTAGTAGGCGCCCGCGATCCACGGCCCGCGGACCTCCAGCTCGCCCGCGGCGCGGCCGTCGTGGGGCAGCCGCTCACCGCTGGGACCGATCAGCCGCGCCTCGACGGAGGCGGGGAAGCGGCCCTGGGTGGCCCGGTAGCCCCACTCCTCGTCTCCGCTGACGCCGGCCGGCGGGTGGGAGACGCTGCCGAGCGGGGAGGTCTCGGTCATGCCCCAGGCGTGCACGACGCGGATGCCGTGCCGCTCCTCGAAGCCGCGCATCAGGGCAGGCGGGCAGGCGGAGCCGCCGATGACGACCGTGTGGAGACACGCCACATCCCGCTGTTTGGCGTCGAGTTCGGCGAGCAGGCCCTGCCAGATGGTGGGGACGGCGGCGCCGATGGTGGGCCGGACGGTCTCGATCATCTCGGCGAGCGGCGCGGGCTGCAGGAAGCGGTCCGGCATCAGCAGCGAGGCGCCGGCCATGAACGCGGCGTGCGGCAGACCCCAGGCGTTGACGTGGAACATCGGCACGACCGGCAGGGTGATGTCGCGGGAGCTGAGCGCGAACGCCTCGGCGGTGTTGACCTGCATCGAGTGCAGATAGAGCGAACGGTGGCTGTAGAGCACGCCCTTGGGGTCGCCGGTGGTCCCGGAGGTGTAGCAGAGCGCCGCGGCCTCCCGCTCGTCGATCTCCGGCCAGGCGTAGCTCTCCGGGCGTCCGGCGATCAGCTCCTCGTAGTCGTGCACCCGGGCCTGCGCGCCATCGAGGACCGACCGGTCGCCGGGGCCCGCGACGACGATGTGACGGAGGTTCGGCAGCTGCGGGAGCAGCGGGGCGAGCAGCGGGAGCAGGGTGCCGTTGACGAGTACGACGCGGTCCTCGGCGTGGTTGATGATCCACACCAGTTGCTCGGCGGGCAGCCGCAGATTGAGGGTGTGCAGCACCGCCCCCATGGAGGGGATCGCCAGATACGCCTCCATGTGCTCCGCGTTGTTCCACATGAGCGTCCCGACCCGTTCCTCACCGGCCACGGACAGCTCATCGCGCAGCGCATGGGCGAGCTGCGCGGCCCGGCGCCCGATCTCGGCGAAGCTGCGCCGGTGCGGATCTCCCCCGGTCCAGG contains these protein-coding regions:
- a CDS encoding long-chain fatty acid--CoA ligase produces the protein MLSTMQDVPLTVSRILAHGSTVHGESQVITWTGGDPHRRSFAEIGRRAAQLAHALRDELSVAGEERVGTLMWNNAEHMEAYLAIPSMGAVLHTLNLRLPAEQLVWIINHAEDRVVLVNGTLLPLLAPLLPQLPNLRHIVVAGPGDRSVLDGAQARVHDYEELIAGRPESYAWPEIDEREAAALCYTSGTTGDPKGVLYSHRSLYLHSMQVNTAEAFALSSRDITLPVVPMFHVNAWGLPHAAFMAGASLLMPDRFLQPAPLAEMIETVRPTIGAAVPTIWQGLLAELDAKQRDVACLHTVVIGGSACPPALMRGFEERHGIRVVHAWGMTETSPLGSVSHPPAGVSGDEEWGYRATQGRFPASVEARLIGPSGERLPHDGRAAGELEVRGPWIAGAYYGGAQGEPLCPEDKFSPDGWLRTGDVGTITPNGYLTLTDRAKDVIKSGGEWISSVELENHLMAHPHVAEAAVVAVPDDKWGERPLATVVLHQGATIGYEELKAFLGERIARWQLPERWAVIPAVPKTSVGKFDKKVLRKQYAEGELDVTLLA